Within the Micropterus dolomieu isolate WLL.071019.BEF.003 ecotype Adirondacks unplaced genomic scaffold, ASM2129224v1 contig_14489, whole genome shotgun sequence genome, the region TATACCATGGCTTTCGGGATAGCtcacttttttccccactcTCATGGGGGGGAATCATTCATAGCTGGACACTAATAGATGGAGCGGAGCGGACAGGACCAGGAGATCGACCAGCCCGCCGCGGACGGTCGATGATCATTCTCTCTGGCTGactgaagtctgacgctcctgaATTTATGCATGGATCcgtgatgatagagaaatatatactgtaaattaatgacaataaagcatgctgtcaatattttagacaccccccaaaatatcacaaatcatgcttttaggggagctgatgtcctCTTTAGGGGAGCTCGTAGTTCGCACCCTGCCTATATCAACACTATGACAGAGAAAAGGAAGTGGGAGATAACTTTCATTTCCCCTTAAAGGGCATACAAACCTCCTTTTTTATGTCACCATCCATATTCTGTcttgaatttctttttttctaatgGCACAGactaagaaatgaaaatgaaagtgcTGGTGCTGATGGAGAAATACTGTTTGAGCAAACCATTATTAAAACAGCTAAACAAACAATAGTATTAGGTTTCAGGTGTTCAGGTGAGCAACcctttgtaaaatgttttgtataacATTTTCAGATATCCAGTCAAATAGCTCAACAGACTGAAAGAGGTATATATCTCGCCTAAATACatggtaagaaaaaaaaaagtttaaaaatgtcattttttaagtttcacattttgtcacaacagaaagagaaatgggGGAGTGGTCTGAGGATGGAGGCAACGCCTTCTCAGGAGAGCTTCTTATAGCCATAACAGATCAAACTAAAACTCAGTTGTATCCCGCCATCACACAATGTATCTCCTTACGCTGATCTTTGGGATTGTTTTCCATAAAGGCAagttttgatttagatttttttctttttacgaTTTAATCTTTAAGAAAAGATGGATTGTAATTTTCAATTAATTTACTTCAGAGTGAAGCTGttcaatttattttatccaCCCCTTAAAAAAAGAGGTGATGTTTTTGACTTATCcaagttttttgtttcttcagcCTACACCCTGAAATGTTATGAGTGTGTACTGGGAAACTCAGGAACTTGCACAGACACAACTAAAGAATGTCCCTTAAGTGGTCAGCAGTGTGGAGCGCTGAGAGTCCTCTCATATGCAGGTATGGCATCTTGTGAtggattgtttttattgtaaaactgCTGTAAAATTACAAGGTTCAGGTTAAATAGGTTACTCTTTTGTTGCAGGTGGTTCAAAACTTGTTGATCTCAATGTGAAATCGTGTGCTTTGGCTGACGAATGTATTGAGGGCTCAGTGAACTTTGGAATCTCCAGAACCGTCATTACCAGCAAGTGCTGCACCTCCGACCTCTGCAACACCCAGCCTCCTGCTGGTAACTTACCTTTATGGTTATATTGTCTTAAGTGAACGTGAAAACCCCCATCTGCCAAGTGATGCTGCACAATagcaatttgtgtgtgtgagtgttggagagagagaaagagaatatCCGGGTTCAAGTTGTTTTATTGCCTAATCATGTTCTTAATCATGTTCCTGTATTTGGCATAAATCTGTACATTTTGTATGTCTGTTCATTTAAAAGCTGGTAAACCTCAACTTGTTTACCTGCAAGGAAACGCCAACAAATGTCCATAGCCTGCTGGACAAAACACTTTGAAAAAGGCtcttaaaaaaagataattcCCCTCTATTCTTCTCTACCTCCCCAAACAATATGAACAATATATGTTCTATGTTACAGAACCGAGTAAATCTAATCCCAATGGTAAAAAGTGCTTCAGCTGTGATGGTCAAAAGTGCACCGCAACTCTAAACTGCGAGGGGAATGAGGACCACTGCATCTCAGCAGCAGGTAACAGGCCTAAGACATTAAACATCTAACTCTATTTCACATCTTTCCTCAGCTCTGAGGGATGCTTAGTGATTGTACTTGATGTATTAAGAATTAAAGCTCACATactaacattatttttattctctCAGTGAACACAGGAGGTGTACAGACTACCGTGAAGGGCTGTGCCTCCAAGCAGATCTGCTCAAATACGGCAAATCCACAGATTTCAGGAGCCATTGGACCAGAAATTAGCTGCTGTCAGGGTGACTTCTGCAACAGCGCCAGCAGCACAAGTGCTGGCCTTCTGCTCCTGGTGGCACCGTTGTTCTCTTTGGTCATGTTCTCTTAACTGGTGGAGTCGCCAGCATCACTGCTCAGCGTTTTCATCCGCATGGCCTCTTAGTGCTCCGCCCCTTTCTTTATCCTTTCAAACGACATGTGAGGAAGTAGACAGTTTAGCATTTCCTTTGTCTCATGCCTCATACAGATTTAACctgcttattttcttttttacttgtTGCCTATGATTGTCTTGTAAAGAATTGACTTGCAAGAGCTCTTATTTTTTTCCTGAAGTAAAATGAGGAAAATATAAGAAACATGTCAATGCACATTTTTTGTTCGGAGCGCTATTACTAACCTGAAATctgttttcaattgtttttttaagtttaagttaggtttttcagaaatataaatattactgatgaaaagcaaaataaataactttctaAAAATGTTGTCTATTTCTGTGTTCTTAATCATTTCCCAGTCTCATTTAAACATTGAAAttgcaattatttatttgtacttGATTTGTGTTGATTATTCTCAGTTTTAAAGTTGGTTCATGGAATCATTTACAACAAGACGTTGTGCACAAGATTCATGATGAGCAAACTGCTCTTTCTATTCATGACAAGCCAACAAACTGCTTAAATGTTTACATAAATGTCAGTTATTATGGGCAGCATCCCAGACACAGTGA harbors:
- the LOC123966886 gene encoding urokinase plasminogen activator surface receptor-like; the protein is MYLLTLIFGIVFHKAYTLKCYECVLGNSGTCTDTTKECPLSGQQCGALRVLSYAGGSKLVDLNVKSCALADECIEGSVNFGISRTVITSKCCTSDLCNTQPPAEPSKSNPNGKKCFSCDGQKCTATLNCEGNEDHCISAAVNTGGVQTTVKGCASKQICSNTANPQISGAIGPEISCCQGDFCNSASSTSAGLLLLVAPLFSLVMFS